The following proteins are encoded in a genomic region of Planctomycetia bacterium:
- the thyX gene encoding FAD-dependent thymidylate synthase, with translation MATNSGQIDALRWQKFPVLDDGFVCLVDVMGDDQAIVQAARVSYGEGTRKVSDDRGLIRYLMRHRHTTPFEMVEIKLLVRVPMDCWRQWIRHRTANVNEYSTRYSLAIDAAQHTTAGEWRTQSSQNRQGSAGFLSEDVGASLSASEQAFLESSRKLYEQRIEQGVAREQARKDLPLSTYTEAYWKVDLHNLLHFLALRMDSHAQFEIREYARTVGEQIVAPLFPLAWEAFVDYRIEATHLTRLDREVIRRLSERVATTGRAAEEADFLAVQDPSWADLKTCRERDECLAKLRDLGVVREAHHGGTENTEGD, from the coding sequence ATGGCCACCAATAGCGGGCAAATCGACGCGCTTCGCTGGCAGAAGTTTCCGGTCTTGGATGACGGCTTCGTTTGCCTTGTCGACGTGATGGGGGACGATCAGGCGATCGTGCAGGCCGCGCGCGTCAGCTACGGCGAAGGGACGCGCAAGGTCTCCGACGATCGCGGGCTGATTCGCTACTTGATGCGACATCGCCACACGACGCCGTTCGAGATGGTGGAGATCAAGCTGCTGGTCCGCGTGCCCATGGACTGCTGGCGGCAATGGATTCGCCACCGCACGGCGAACGTGAATGAATACAGCACGCGGTACTCGCTGGCCATCGACGCCGCGCAGCACACGACTGCGGGTGAGTGGCGGACGCAATCGTCGCAGAACCGGCAAGGCAGCGCAGGCTTTCTCTCGGAAGACGTCGGCGCCAGCTTGTCGGCCAGCGAACAAGCGTTTCTGGAGAGTTCGCGTAAGTTGTACGAGCAGCGCATTGAGCAAGGAGTGGCACGCGAACAAGCGCGGAAGGATTTGCCGCTGTCGACGTACACCGAGGCGTATTGGAAGGTCGATCTGCACAACTTGCTGCATTTTCTCGCGCTGCGGATGGACAGCCACGCGCAGTTTGAGATTCGCGAATACGCGCGGACCGTGGGCGAGCAGATCGTCGCGCCGCTGTTTCCCTTGGCGTGGGAAGCGTTCGTCGATTACCGCATCGAAGCTACCCATCTCACGCGGCTCGATCGCGAAGTGATTCGTCGCCTGTCGGAACGCGTCGCGACGACCGGCCGTGCGGCCGAAGAAGCCGATTTCCTCGCGGTCCAGGACCCGAGTTGGGCGGACCTGAAGACCTGCCGCGAACGCGATGAGTGCCTGGCAAAGTTGCGCGACCTGGGGGTGGTGCGCGAGGCTCATCACGGAGGCACGGAGAACACGGAGGGTGACTGA